A region of the Clostridium estertheticum subsp. estertheticum genome:
TATTAACACCATTTAACTTAATACTAGCACCATAACATATCCCCCAATTATCATAAACAACTCTTATTCCATTTACTGATATTGCTTCTGCCCCTGCATTTCTAAGATCATTTATTACTTGAACAATATCAGAATCATGAATTAACTGATTCATAGTAACATTCTTATCAAAACTATCGGCGCCATCCTCTAGTTTAATTATAACCCCTTGACCCTGAACATCACTATTCCCGATTATTAAATTATTATTAATAACTTCTTTTTTAATTTCTTTTGAAACCTGGAGTGTTTTTTCATCACCAGTATCATACTTTTTAAGCTTTACACTTGTACTATGATATTGCTCTTTTAAATTGTTTAATTCTGAATATAATTTAGTTCTCTCATTATAGGCTTGATCATACTGTTTTACATCTAAAAAATTAATTTTCCCTTTAAATCCAATATTCATTGATATAAGAATTCCTATGATTATTGAAGCAATAAAAACAAATATGGTAGCTTCATTATTTTTCATTTAATCACCTCATGAGTGGGATTTAGCTTTGTCAATTAAAAGTCGTCTAATAATTGCAAAGTTATCAAATATCCGACCTCCGAATACAATAATAGCGGCCAAATAAATTGGAATTCCTAATTTATCACCTAAATAAACCATTGCTACAGCTAGCGCAGCATTCCCAAAAAAACCTGACACAAAAATATCTGCACGGAAATTATGAGACATTGAACCTCTTAATGCACCAAAAACAGAATCTAAACACGCAAAAATTGCTACCGAAATATATGGAGAAAATTTAACTGGAATATTAACATTCCATACAATTCCTAATATTACACCTATAAGTAATCCTACAAAAGCAACCATTTAATCACCTCTACTTCTTTTCTATTGGTTTCGCAAAATCAAATTTGTATGCTCTATTTGATTTTGCAATTACTATTTCATTTGATTTTTCCATTGTTATATCACAAGTCTGGCTAAGTGTTTGTGGAATTGCTCCTGGGAAACTAATAGTACTTTCCAATATGTCACTTTTACCAATTGCTTTAATAGTTATTCTTTTACTATAAGAAATTCTTTCATCATTTATAATAATCGCATTTCCAGCATTTCTTATACCACTACGAGAGGTTAATCTAATACCATTGATAGAAATTGCTTCTGCATTTCCAGCATTTAATTCATTTACTATATGAACTAAATCTGTATCATTTATTTTTTGATCATCAGAATTACTTCCAAAAATACTACTTTTAGGAGTTATATAAATTGTCATCCCTTCACCTTTTACATCGGTATCTCCAGTGAGTATTCTCGTCTCAACTAATTCTTTATTTAACAGTTCACTTTCTGCGTCTTTCCCCCCTGCAGCAGTTTCATATTCTTTTGTTTTAGCATCTAAATCATCAATTTTTTTCTGCATCTCTACCTTACTCTTTTTTAATTGTTCATTTTCAGTTATAATTTCAGGTGTATTTTTATTTGTATCTGTATCTGATGTTGATGCTGAATTTTGTTTGCTTATCATTTTAAATTGATAAGTTATCATAAATCCTAATAATACACATATAATACCAATAGATATTTGAGATATAAACTTCTTCATAAACTTCCTCCTTGCTACTATCTGGGGGAGATATCTTCTTACTTCTTGTGTTCTACATAAATTGCTGGATTTCCTGTAAAACTTACATCTACATACCCCTTTGCATTCTCATATTGAGGTTGCGTAATAATATTTATCGCCTTATTAAATTTATTTTTTAAATCTAGTGTTGTTCCAAATTTAATATACATATTTCCATATAAAATCTTAATATCTAACACATTTTTTACATCCAGTGCCATTATCTTATTTGATTTACTAATTTTTCTATAATTCTCAATGATACTAGCCATTGAAACTAGAGTATCAATTTTTCGATCACTCTTCTCTCCAATTAAACTACCTACTTGAGCATTTTCATAATTAAATCCAATTAGATTTACTAAGTTCATGCCTTTAATGTCTGATTTTTTTTGAAGTAGATTTCCTTTATTATCTATAATGTAAAAATTATTATTTGCTTTTCCATAAAACGTCGCTCTTTTTTCAGTAATTTCTATAATAATCTTGCTAGGAAAAGCTTTTTTAACTTTTACACTTAGAACGTATGGATTCTCCATAATTTGTTTATTAGTATCACTAAAACTATCATATAATATATTACTACCTAAATGAGTTTTAGCTAAATCATTAATTTCAGTTTTAGATGCATTCACATTTCCTATTATTTCA
Encoded here:
- a CDS encoding small basic family protein translates to MVAFVGLLIGVILGIVWNVNIPVKFSPYISVAIFACLDSVFGALRGSMSHNFRADIFVSGFFGNAALAVAMVYLGDKLGIPIYLAAIIVFGGRIFDNFAIIRRLLIDKAKSHS
- a CDS encoding cell division protein FtsQ/DivIB, whose product is MRKKSNNLDKGNYIIENKEKLLHKRKKRKKIRGLILLVIIMVTTLVTLCMKLPYFNIRNIEIIGNVNASKTEINDLAKTHLGSNILYDSFSDTNKQIMENPYVLSVKVKKAFPSKIIIEITEKRATFYGKANNNFYIIDNKGNLLQKKSDIKGMNLVNLIGFNYENAQVGSLIGEKSDRKIDTLVSMASIIENYRKISKSNKIMALDVKNVLDIKILYGNMYIKFGTTLDLKNKFNKAINIITQPQYENAKGYVDVSFTGNPAIYVEHKK
- a CDS encoding DUF881 domain-containing protein — encoded protein: MKKFISQISIGIICVLLGFMITYQFKMISKQNSASTSDTDTNKNTPEIITENEQLKKSKVEMQKKIDDLDAKTKEYETAAGGKDAESELLNKELVETRILTGDTDVKGEGMTIYITPKSSIFGSNSDDQKINDTDLVHIVNELNAGNAEAISINGIRLTSRSGIRNAGNAIIINDERISYSKRITIKAIGKSDILESTISFPGAIPQTLSQTCDITMEKSNEIVIAKSNRAYKFDFAKPIEKK
- a CDS encoding DUF881 domain-containing protein; translation: MKNNEATIFVFIASIIIGILISMNIGFKGKINFLDVKQYDQAYNERTKLYSELNNLKEQYHSTSVKLKKYDTGDEKTLQVSKEIKKEVINNNLIIGNSDVQGQGVIIKLEDGADSFDKNVTMNQLIHDSDIVQVINDLRNAGAEAISVNGIRVVYDNWGICYGASIKLNGVNIVTPFYISAIGNKDIMYNYLTLEQTHTSLLQRSDVKINIAKSDNIKILAYNGDFIYKYMSLVNK